The Halobacterium sp. CBA1132 genome has a segment encoding these proteins:
- the lysS gene encoding lysine--tRNA ligase has product MHADDDPYILGDKRGFWADTAADRILDRDPEEPIVIKGGISPSGVPHLGNMNEIVRGYFVAEALRERGYEVRQIFTSDDRDPLRKLPRKLADLNGNLVDLGDVNAGALGQNLGAPYTAIPDPFGCCESYGAHFSNLIEESAELLGIDVEMVSNTELYEDGNLEDVTEFLLENADTAREVLGEYQEKVDEDYVPFRPICENCGHVTETDAITDIDLDAGVVEYECSDVEAGDRTIEGCGHEGTASFRDGKLPWRFEWPAQWQTLGVDFEPFGKDHAEGSWPSGTDVARNVLGNEPPVPMVYEWFTLDGEPFSSSEGHVVLVQDVLRLLGPEVVRFFFSKDPQRARDFSIERLDQLVDEFDRMEAVYFGEIDADEDEQERAERVYPLVVDDPREERIRIPYTFAAVLGMTDDPELREEIARREGHIPDDAPEWAVDAALERVERAREWARRTDNEFNYDLKRTEMPDHDFDDATADALSELADFLEAEDPDGDELQGEIYEAAKRHDVEIGAFFSAGYRLFFDEDQGPKLGPFLAKLDREFVLGRLRRRR; this is encoded by the coding sequence ATGCACGCCGACGACGACCCCTACATTCTCGGCGACAAACGCGGCTTCTGGGCGGACACCGCCGCCGACCGAATCCTCGACCGCGACCCCGAGGAGCCGATCGTCATCAAGGGCGGCATCTCGCCCTCGGGCGTTCCCCACCTCGGGAACATGAACGAAATCGTCCGCGGCTACTTCGTCGCGGAGGCGCTCCGGGAGCGCGGCTACGAGGTGCGCCAGATTTTCACGAGCGACGACCGCGACCCGCTCCGCAAACTCCCCCGGAAGCTCGCGGACTTAAACGGCAACCTCGTGGACCTCGGGGACGTGAACGCGGGCGCGCTCGGGCAGAACCTCGGCGCACCGTACACCGCGATTCCGGACCCGTTCGGGTGCTGCGAGTCCTACGGCGCGCACTTCTCGAACCTCATCGAGGAGTCCGCGGAACTGCTGGGCATCGACGTTGAGATGGTGTCGAACACGGAACTGTACGAGGACGGCAACCTCGAAGATGTCACGGAGTTCCTCCTCGAGAACGCGGACACCGCCCGCGAGGTGCTCGGCGAGTACCAAGAGAAAGTCGACGAGGACTACGTGCCGTTCCGGCCCATCTGTGAGAACTGCGGGCACGTCACCGAGACCGACGCCATCACCGACATCGACCTCGACGCGGGCGTCGTCGAGTACGAGTGCAGCGACGTGGAGGCCGGCGACCGAACCATCGAGGGCTGCGGCCACGAGGGCACCGCGAGCTTCCGCGACGGGAAGCTCCCGTGGCGCTTCGAGTGGCCCGCGCAGTGGCAGACCCTCGGGGTGGACTTCGAGCCGTTCGGGAAGGACCACGCGGAGGGCTCGTGGCCCTCCGGCACGGACGTCGCCCGGAACGTCCTCGGCAACGAGCCCCCGGTCCCGATGGTCTACGAGTGGTTCACGCTGGACGGCGAACCCTTCAGTTCCTCGGAGGGCCACGTGGTCCTCGTGCAGGACGTGCTCCGGCTGCTGGGGCCCGAAGTGGTGCGGTTCTTCTTCAGCAAGGACCCCCAGCGCGCCCGGGACTTCTCCATCGAGCGCCTCGACCAGCTCGTCGACGAGTTCGACCGCATGGAAGCCGTCTACTTCGGGGAAATCGACGCCGACGAGGACGAGCAAGAGCGCGCCGAGCGCGTCTACCCGCTCGTCGTCGACGACCCCCGCGAAGAGCGCATCCGCATCCCGTACACGTTCGCGGCCGTGCTCGGGATGACCGACGACCCCGAACTCCGCGAGGAAATCGCGCGCCGCGAAGGCCACATTCCCGACGACGCCCCCGAGTGGGCGGTCGATGCCGCGCTCGAACGCGTCGAACGCGCCCGCGAGTGGGCGCGACGCACGGACAACGAGTTCAACTACGACCTCAAGCGCACCGAGATGCCCGACCACGACTTCGACGACGCCACCGCCGACGCGCTGAGCGAACTCGCGGACTTCCTCGAAGCCGAGGACCCCGACGGCGACGAACTGCAGGGCGAAATCTACGAGGCCGCCAAGCGCCACGACGTCGAAATCGGCGCGTTCTTCTCGGCGGGCTACCGGCTGTTCTTCGACGAGGACCAAGGGCCGAAGCTCGGGCCGTTCCTCGCGAAACTCGACCGCGAATTCGTACTCGGACGGCTCCGTCGGCGGCGCTGA
- a CDS encoding site-2 protease family protein produces the protein MDIWTVLGVALLAYWAGVSWAKARNLLPSFVSATGPVLTLHTKRGKRLLAWAATPKRFWRAWGNFGLGVALVVAAGTLFMLVTSALSTLANPPAPTAVNQPRNALVIPGVSDFMPLSVAPEIVAGLFIGMVVHEFGHGLMCYVEDIDVDSMGAVLLAVLPIGAFVQPDEESQRRADRGSQARMFAAGVTNNFLVVIVAFALLFGPVAGAVGVASGGLVGDVHDDSAAAAAGIGAGDRITEVGGVPVANNTEFQQALADAESRAVTVTLAGGDTVPVDRHLLVTGVATDSPLAALGTGSVLAEVNGTPVYTEAGLEAAVENRTIATFETANGTSVTAPAGAFVTVVPDTPADEAGLPAEGNVIVTRIDDERVTGGADMGDALDAHAPGETVTVEAYVNGSVQPYEVTLGEQSDGSSYFGGVIATGVSGLSASGFGAQLYPADAFLSLASGNVGGTGLGVLLGGAAGGLVGFLQGIAAALFLPLLSIIDPTLAFNFPGFAGVNTNFYVVDGPLPAAAVFVVANVLLWTGWINLNLAFFNCIPAFPLDGGHLLRTVAQAVTSRLPVSDRQTLTRAITTSIGLTMLASLVIMFFGPQLLG, from the coding sequence ATGGATATCTGGACGGTTCTCGGCGTCGCCCTGCTCGCGTACTGGGCCGGCGTGTCGTGGGCGAAGGCCCGCAACCTGCTGCCGTCGTTCGTCTCCGCGACCGGTCCCGTTCTCACCCTCCACACGAAACGCGGGAAGCGGCTGCTGGCGTGGGCCGCGACCCCGAAGCGGTTCTGGCGCGCGTGGGGGAACTTCGGGCTCGGCGTCGCGCTGGTCGTCGCCGCGGGCACGCTGTTCATGCTCGTGACGTCCGCTTTGTCGACGCTCGCGAACCCGCCCGCGCCGACCGCAGTGAACCAACCGCGGAACGCGCTGGTCATTCCGGGCGTCAGCGACTTCATGCCGCTGTCGGTCGCCCCGGAAATCGTCGCCGGCCTGTTCATCGGCATGGTCGTCCACGAGTTCGGCCACGGCCTGATGTGTTACGTCGAGGACATCGACGTGGACTCGATGGGCGCCGTACTGCTGGCCGTGCTCCCCATCGGCGCGTTCGTCCAACCGGACGAGGAGAGCCAGCGCCGCGCCGACCGCGGGTCGCAGGCGCGAATGTTCGCGGCGGGCGTGACGAACAACTTCCTCGTCGTCATCGTGGCGTTCGCGCTCCTGTTCGGGCCGGTCGCGGGCGCGGTCGGCGTCGCCAGCGGTGGTCTCGTCGGCGACGTCCACGACGACTCCGCGGCCGCCGCGGCGGGCATCGGCGCGGGCGACCGCATCACCGAGGTCGGCGGCGTCCCGGTCGCGAACAACACGGAGTTCCAGCAGGCGCTCGCCGACGCCGAGAGCCGAGCGGTGACAGTGACGCTGGCGGGCGGTGACACTGTCCCCGTCGACCGCCACCTCCTCGTTACCGGCGTCGCGACGGACTCGCCGCTGGCCGCCCTCGGCACCGGAAGCGTCCTCGCGGAAGTGAACGGAACCCCGGTGTACACGGAAGCGGGTCTCGAAGCAGCCGTCGAGAACCGCACTATCGCGACGTTCGAGACGGCCAACGGCACGAGCGTCACCGCGCCCGCCGGCGCGTTCGTCACCGTCGTCCCGGACACCCCGGCCGACGAGGCCGGTCTACCCGCGGAAGGTAACGTCATCGTGACGCGAATCGACGACGAGCGCGTCACCGGCGGCGCCGACATGGGCGACGCGCTCGACGCGCACGCCCCCGGCGAGACGGTGACCGTCGAAGCGTACGTGAACGGGAGCGTGCAGCCCTACGAGGTCACGCTCGGCGAGCAAAGCGACGGCTCCAGTTACTTCGGCGGCGTCATCGCCACCGGCGTCAGCGGCCTCTCCGCGTCCGGGTTCGGCGCGCAACTGTACCCCGCCGACGCGTTCCTGTCGCTGGCCTCCGGGAACGTCGGCGGCACCGGACTGGGGGTGCTGCTCGGCGGCGCCGCCGGCGGCCTCGTCGGGTTCCTGCAGGGAATCGCGGCCGCACTGTTCCTCCCGCTGTTGAGCATCATCGACCCGACGCTCGCGTTCAACTTCCCCGGGTTCGCCGGCGTGAACACGAACTTCTACGTCGTCGACGGCCCCCTGCCGGCGGCCGCCGTGTTCGTGGTCGCGAACGTCCTGCTGTGGACCGGGTGGATAAACCTCAACCTCGCCTTCTTCAACTGCATCCCCGCGTTCCCGCTGGACGGCGGCCACCTGCTTCGGACGGTCGCACAGGCCGTCACGTCGCGGCTCCCTGTCAGCGACCGGCAGACGCTCACCCGCGCTATCACCACGAGCATCGGGCTGACGATGCTCGCGAGCCTCGTGATAATGTTCTTCGGACCGCAGCTACTGGGTTAG
- a CDS encoding PadR family transcriptional regulator has translation MRKSGPPKGLVSYLVLELLDEQPRYGYEILKEIEDLSGGHWEPSYGSVYPILYKFEDEGYAQRIEVEDEPDRKYFEITDAGREELAEKRDEVGTTAEDVTDVILGFYHVFAVLATDERFDVDNPEAGDGWRFDEAFSAWIAEQLIRHHEYYFEEFERVPDTPEEFAERMGFDD, from the coding sequence ATGCGCAAGAGCGGTCCGCCGAAGGGACTCGTCTCGTATCTGGTGCTGGAACTCCTCGACGAACAACCCCGGTACGGGTACGAGATTCTCAAGGAAATCGAGGACCTCAGCGGCGGTCACTGGGAGCCGTCCTACGGCTCGGTCTACCCCATTCTCTACAAGTTCGAGGACGAGGGGTACGCCCAGCGAATCGAGGTCGAGGACGAACCCGACCGCAAGTACTTCGAAATCACCGACGCGGGCCGCGAGGAACTCGCGGAGAAACGCGACGAGGTCGGCACCACTGCCGAGGACGTCACGGACGTCATTCTGGGGTTCTACCACGTGTTCGCGGTGCTGGCGACCGACGAGCGCTTCGACGTCGACAACCCCGAGGCGGGCGACGGGTGGCGCTTCGACGAGGCGTTCTCGGCGTGGATTGCCGAACAGCTCATCCGCCACCACGAGTACTACTTCGAGGAGTTCGAGCGCGTGCCGGACACGCCCGAGGAGTTCGCCGAGCGGATGGGTTTCGACGACTAA
- a CDS encoding heme-binding protein: protein MADAPPTDEGWFVLHDFYTVDWDAWRDAPERDREAALEEAESFLANREALVDADEGDSAAFSITGHKADLMFVHFRETMDELDRIERSFEQTAFAEYVEQAHSYVSVVEISGYTAPDYFEDPESVDAGLRQYFDSKLTPEIPEDTYVSFYPMSKRRQPEQNWYDLPLEERAEMMEVHGELGKQYAGRVSQVIASSVGLDDWEWGVTLFADDLTDIKDIVYEMRFDEVSAKYGEFGDFFVGRRFPPSDLAAYMDGAEVPTPEDGGHAHAHGEDGHGHGDSHDHGSDGHHDHGDDEESDSDGIRGELEDLDIYAGQPHGEDVYATVLYSEADTDELFEEVEGLRSNFDHYDTHVKTAVYDGRTTDRAAVVSIWDTASAADTAAGFLSELPDIVSRDGLRPSERASGDAASRAGEESGFGTMGMFYETKPEHTDDFVEKFDTVADVLADMEGHFETDLMVNVEDENDMFIASQWASKEDAMAFFRSDDFADTVDWGRDVLADRPRHVFLA from the coding sequence ATGGCAGACGCTCCACCGACCGACGAGGGCTGGTTCGTGCTCCACGACTTCTACACCGTGGACTGGGACGCGTGGCGCGACGCCCCCGAGCGGGACCGCGAAGCGGCGCTGGAGGAGGCCGAGTCGTTCCTCGCGAACAGGGAGGCGCTCGTGGACGCCGACGAGGGCGACTCCGCGGCGTTCTCCATCACCGGCCACAAGGCCGACCTCATGTTCGTCCACTTCCGGGAGACGATGGACGAACTCGACCGCATCGAGCGGTCGTTCGAGCAGACCGCGTTCGCGGAGTACGTCGAGCAAGCCCACTCGTACGTCTCCGTCGTGGAAATCTCGGGGTACACCGCGCCGGACTACTTCGAGGACCCCGAGTCCGTCGACGCGGGTCTCCGGCAGTACTTCGACAGCAAGCTCACGCCGGAGATTCCCGAGGACACGTACGTCTCCTTCTACCCGATGAGCAAGCGCCGCCAGCCGGAGCAGAACTGGTACGACCTGCCGCTGGAGGAGCGCGCGGAGATGATGGAGGTCCACGGCGAACTCGGCAAGCAGTACGCCGGCCGGGTCAGCCAAGTCATCGCGTCCTCGGTGGGCCTCGACGACTGGGAGTGGGGTGTGACGCTGTTCGCGGACGACCTCACGGACATCAAGGACATCGTCTACGAGATGCGCTTCGACGAGGTGTCCGCGAAGTACGGCGAGTTCGGCGACTTCTTCGTCGGCCGCCGGTTCCCGCCGAGCGACCTCGCGGCGTACATGGACGGCGCGGAAGTCCCGACGCCCGAAGACGGCGGTCACGCGCACGCGCACGGCGAAGACGGCCATGGACACGGTGACAGTCACGACCACGGCAGCGACGGCCACCACGACCACGGCGACGACGAGGAGAGTGACAGCGACGGCATCCGCGGCGAACTCGAAGACCTCGACATCTACGCGGGCCAGCCCCACGGCGAGGACGTCTACGCCACCGTCCTCTACTCCGAAGCGGACACCGACGAGCTGTTCGAGGAGGTCGAGGGCCTCCGGAGCAACTTCGACCACTACGACACCCACGTCAAGACCGCCGTCTACGACGGCCGCACGACCGACCGCGCCGCCGTCGTCTCCATCTGGGACACCGCCAGCGCCGCCGACACCGCCGCCGGCTTCCTCTCGGAACTCCCCGACATCGTCTCCCGCGATGGTCTACGACCCTCGGAACGAGCGAGCGGCGACGCCGCGAGCCGCGCCGGCGAGGAGTCCGGCTTCGGCACCATGGGGATGTTCTACGAGACCAAGCCCGAGCACACCGACGACTTCGTCGAGAAGTTCGACACCGTCGCCGACGTCCTCGCGGACATGGAGGGCCACTTCGAGACCGACCTCATGGTCAACGTCGAAGACGAGAACGACATGTTCATCGCCAGCCAGTGGGCCTCCAAGGAGGACGCCATGGCGTTCTTCCGCAGCGACGACTTCGCCGACACCGTCGACTGGGGCCGCGACGTGCTCGCCGACCGCCCGCGGCACGTGTTCTTAGCCTAA